Within Candidatus Krumholzibacteriia bacterium, the genomic segment CGTTCCGCCAGGAGGCGCTGGCCGGCGGGCTCAAGGAGGGAGCGGTGCGCGAGAGCGACCCGTCGTCGTGGGACAACTTCGCCGAAGACCAGTTGAGCTACCTGCAGGCCACCGAGAAGGTGGCGGACGAGGTCATGAAGATCGGCATGATGTCCATGATGGTGCCGCCCGCGCTCATGGAGTCGCTGGGCGAGGCCATCAACCGCATGCAGAGTTCCATGCTGTTCCTCGAACAGAACAAGCCGTACATGAGCACGGCGCACGCCAGCAACGCGGTGGAGTCGCTCAACAAGGCCACCATCGAAATGCTGCGCAGCGCGCAAAGTTGCTCGTCGGGACAGAGCGGGCAGGGCAAACCGAGCGCGCAGCAGATGCTGCAGTCCATGATCCCGCGCCAGCAGGACATCATTAAAGAAACGCAGTCCATGATGCAGATGCGCATTGCCGAGGAGGCGCTGCGCCAGCAGCGGCAGGCGCAACTGGACCGTCTGGCGGGAGAGCAGCGCTCGTTGCAGGAGATTGCCAAGCAGATTCAGGAGTCCATGCGGGGCGAGCAACAGCCGCTGGGCAAGCTGGACCGCGCCATCCAGGACATGGAAGCGGTGGTGGAGAGCCTCAAGCAGGGCAACCTCAACGACGACCTGGTGAGCCGCCAGCAGCGCATCCTCTCGCGCATGCTCGACGCCGAGCGCTCCGTGCACACGCGCGACTACGAGAAGGAACGCGAGAGCATGACCGCCGACGAGGTGTTCTCGCGCACGCTGGGGCGCCGTCCCGAGAGCGCCGACGCGCAGTCGCTGCGCGACGAGATCCAGCGCGCCATGCAGCTCAAGGCGCCGGGCGAGTTCGAAGACCTGATCCGCATGTACTTCCGCGCACTCGCGGACGAATCGCCGGCCGACGCCGCACCGCGGGGCAACTGACGTGAAGTTCCGGTTTCTGTTTGCAGCATGCGCCGTGCTGGTGCTGGCCGCGTCCGCGGCCGCGCAGCAACAGCAACGGGCGCCGCGCCCCTTCCGCGCCGATCCGCTCACGGTGAGCGCCGACATCATGGAGGCCTCGCGCCTCATGGCCGTCAACCCCGACGCCGCCATTGCGCTGCTGCACCAGCTCAACGCGCGCTACCCGGGCCGCGACGACATTCTCTCGCGCCTGGGCTACGGCATGCAGGTGGTGGGCAAGGCGGACTCCGCGGTGTTCTATTATAAGGCGGCGCTGCAGTCCAACCCCATGAACCTCGATGCGGGCAAGTCGCTGGGTTCCATCTACTTCACCGACGGGCGCGAGCGCGAGGCCATGCAGCTCTTCAACCGCATCCTCGAGGCCAACAACTACAACATCGGCGCGTACAAGATTGTCGCGGGCGCGCTGCGCGACCTGGGCCGCACCGACGAGGCCATCGACATCCTCGAGCAGGGCCGCAAGCGCAACCCGAAGAACCAGGCGCTCACGCTGGAAATTGCCACGCTCTACAAGCAGGCGGGCGATAACAAGAAGGCGCTGGACCAGTACCTCGACTTCGTGGTGGCGGAGCCGCGCAGCTACCGGCTGGTGCGCGCGCGCATGATCGAAGTGCTGCGCGACGCGGACACCGGTCAGGACGCGCTGGTGGCCTACCTCAACACACGCGCCAACAAGAGCGGCAACGACGGCTTTGCCGCCATGGACGTGCTGGCCGCTTTCTACCTGGAGAGCGGGCTGTTGGAGAACGCGCTCGACATGGCGCTGCGCGCCGACGCCGACAAGTCGTCCGACGGCACCACGCTGCTGGCACTGGCCGAGGACGCCATGAACCGCACCGCCACCCAGCCGCGCCCGCAGCGCGCGCGCTACCTCGACCTCGGGCTGCGCGCGTCGGAGGCGTACGTGCACGGGCACGAGAAGGCGCCCGACATCGACCGCGCCAAGTGGATCCTCGCCGACATCTACACCCAGTACGGCTCCGGCATGAACCCGGCGGTGCCGGCCACCGAGCGCGCGGCATACCTGGAGCGCGCGGTGAAGGAGTACGAGGACATCTCGCGGCGCTTCCCGGGTTCGGAACTCGCGGAGCAGGCGTACATCGAACGCGGCGACGTGCTGCTCAAGAAACTCAAGCGCCCCGACGAAGCGCTCAACGCCTACAAGTCGGGTTCGGTGAACGCGCGGCGGCTGGGCGGAACCTTCGCGGCGCGCATCGCCGAGGT encodes:
- a CDS encoding tetratricopeptide repeat protein; translation: MKFRFLFAACAVLVLAASAAAQQQQRAPRPFRADPLTVSADIMEASRLMAVNPDAAIALLHQLNARYPGRDDILSRLGYGMQVVGKADSAVFYYKAALQSNPMNLDAGKSLGSIYFTDGREREAMQLFNRILEANNYNIGAYKIVAGALRDLGRTDEAIDILEQGRKRNPKNQALTLEIATLYKQAGDNKKALDQYLDFVVAEPRSYRLVRARMIEVLRDADTGQDALVAYLNTRANKSGNDGFAAMDVLAAFYLESGLLENALDMALRADADKSSDGTTLLALAEDAMNRTATQPRPQRARYLDLGLRASEAYVHGHEKAPDIDRAKWILADIYTQYGSGMNPAVPATERAAYLERAVKEYEDISRRFPGSELAEQAYIERGDVLLKKLKRPDEALNAYKSGSVNARRLGGTFAARIAEVYIGDDRTADADNYLRALTRAGNPDLAQAGLYYTGVNLAVKKEYSLARDTLTALAELAPSSAYSNDAIETAWVIEEANMYKSQSLDDWFAARKADMVGDTTTMLVRYQSIGGRGLDDPVRPRALHEMGLLLFDRGSNDAAIAAFRRFLDDYPDNEMSPVVLRAIGRVYEVGLGQYERALHEYEQVLMSYPEYALLDDIRRDITRVRAMQQGATYAP